The Mycolicibacterium mageritense genome contains a region encoding:
- a CDS encoding VOC family protein, producing the protein MGLRFTEICIDAHDPEALGRWWSEALGWPCGTDEDGDVLLTPPSGAGPTWLFVVVPEDKVVKNRIHLDFTPDDQQAEVDRLIGMGARHVDIGQGEQTWVVLADPEGNEFCVLAPD; encoded by the coding sequence ATGGGGCTGAGGTTCACCGAGATCTGTATCGACGCGCACGATCCCGAGGCGTTGGGCCGGTGGTGGTCGGAGGCGCTCGGCTGGCCGTGCGGCACCGACGAAGACGGCGACGTGCTGTTGACGCCGCCGTCCGGTGCCGGGCCCACGTGGCTGTTCGTGGTGGTGCCCGAGGACAAGGTGGTCAAGAACCGCATCCACCTCGACTTCACGCCCGACGATCAGCAGGCCGAGGTCGACCGGCTGATCGGCATGGGTGCCCGCCACGTCGACATCGGGCAGGGCGAGCAGACCTGGGTCGTGCTCGCCGACCCCGAGGGCAACGAGTTCTGCGTGTTGGCCCCCGACTGA
- a CDS encoding mechanosensitive ion channel family protein produces MSTAYLAIDFQGGLSEAWSSVATFVPKLVAFLVILVIGWIIAKIVAKIVTTILNKIGFDRVVERGGLKDVLARSSYDASDILAKLAYYAILLITLQMGFGVWGPNPVSELLAGVVAWLPKLFIALVIIVVVGAIAKGLKTLITNVLGGLSYGKLLGTLAAVFVWGIGIIAALNQIGVATTVTTPVLIAVLATIGGIAVVGVGGGLVRPMQERWDRWLGNIESEIPALRSQAEAYQASQAEAQRAGYGPPADPPTTHFEAAQQQYPPRHAEQPLGGADPRHYQEPYREPYQEPYQEPGQYPGHGYGPPPGNYPQGGYPPQH; encoded by the coding sequence GTGTCAACCGCCTATCTGGCGATCGACTTTCAGGGGGGATTGTCCGAGGCGTGGTCCTCGGTAGCAACCTTCGTCCCGAAACTCGTCGCCTTCCTGGTGATCCTGGTGATCGGCTGGATCATTGCCAAGATCGTCGCCAAGATCGTCACGACGATCCTCAACAAGATCGGTTTCGACCGCGTGGTCGAGCGCGGTGGCCTCAAGGACGTGCTCGCCCGAAGCAGCTATGACGCGTCGGACATCCTCGCCAAGCTGGCCTACTACGCGATCCTGCTGATCACGCTGCAGATGGGCTTCGGGGTGTGGGGCCCCAACCCGGTGAGCGAGCTGCTCGCCGGGGTGGTCGCCTGGCTGCCGAAGCTGTTCATCGCGCTGGTCATCATCGTGGTGGTCGGGGCGATCGCCAAGGGCCTGAAAACGCTCATCACCAACGTCCTTGGCGGCCTGTCGTACGGCAAGCTGCTGGGCACCCTGGCCGCGGTGTTCGTGTGGGGCATCGGCATCATCGCCGCGCTCAATCAGATCGGCGTAGCGACCACGGTCACCACGCCGGTGCTCATCGCCGTGCTGGCGACGATCGGCGGCATCGCGGTCGTCGGCGTCGGCGGTGGCCTGGTGCGTCCCATGCAGGAGCGGTGGGACCGCTGGCTGGGCAACATCGAGTCGGAGATCCCCGCACTGCGCAGCCAGGCCGAGGCCTACCAGGCGAGCCAAGCCGAGGCGCAGCGGGCCGGTTATGGACCGCCCGCCGATCCGCCGACCACCCATTTCGAAGCCGCCCAGCAGCAGTACCCGCCGCGGCATGCCGAGCAGCCGCTCGGCGGTGCCGACCCGCGGCACTACCAGGAGCCGTATCGCGAGCCCTATCAGGAGCCGTACCAGGAACCGGGCCAGTATCCGGGGCACGGCTACGGCCCGCCGCCCGGAAATTACCCGCAAGGCGGATACCCGCCCCAGCACTGA
- a CDS encoding type VII secretion target — protein sequence MTGTYQFSPDANREWAQPHQDASNTLTESNAVAPPSLQSTQGPISFAADNATSSAGASRSNAFRATAANSQQMGELLNQAAQAYERGDIEAAQRLRAQADQLDGTAAKPAGTGGADGGGQAAGQLMGQFGQLAGQAMQGVTQPVQGAMQGLSQLPQQLFQGVQGIVEAATQGGGAAAEAAAGADAGADATAKGEVPDGAGGKGDGERAPVDAVSARDDERRDPPDKQDDDKQDDDKPHEARQLGNRAETTMAPKSDQDRGPTAPTRSM from the coding sequence ATGACCGGTACCTACCAATTCTCGCCCGATGCCAATCGCGAATGGGCGCAGCCCCACCAGGACGCCTCGAACACGCTGACCGAATCGAACGCCGTCGCACCGCCGTCGCTGCAATCGACCCAGGGGCCCATCAGCTTTGCCGCCGACAACGCCACTTCCAGCGCGGGGGCCTCCCGCAGCAACGCATTCCGCGCGACTGCCGCCAACTCCCAGCAGATGGGCGAGCTGCTCAACCAGGCGGCTCAGGCCTATGAGCGCGGAGACATCGAAGCCGCCCAACGCCTGCGCGCACAGGCCGACCAGCTCGACGGCACGGCCGCCAAGCCTGCGGGCACCGGCGGCGCGGACGGCGGCGGTCAGGCTGCCGGCCAGCTGATGGGTCAGTTCGGCCAGCTGGCCGGCCAGGCGATGCAGGGCGTCACGCAGCCCGTGCAGGGCGCCATGCAGGGCCTTTCACAACTCCCGCAGCAGCTGTTCCAGGGCGTGCAGGGCATCGTCGAGGCCGCCACGCAGGGTGGCGGCGCCGCAGCGGAAGCGGCCGCCGGCGCGGATGCCGGGGCCGACGCGACCGCGAAGGGCGAAGTTCCCGACGGGGCCGGCGGCAAGGGCGACGGCGAGCGGGCTCCGGTTGACGCCGTGAGCGCGCGTGACGACGAACGCCGTGACCCACCCGACAAGCAGGACGACGACAAGCAGGACGACGACAAGCCGCACGAGGCCCGGCAACTGGGCAACCGCGCCGAGACCACCATGGCGCCCAAGAGTGATCAAGACCGCGGCCCCACCGCGCCAACGCGTTCCATGTGA
- the dapE gene encoding succinyl-diaminopimelate desuccinylase, with translation MGLDLRADPITLTAALVDIPSESRHEQRIADEIEAALRAQAPHFEVIRNGDAVLARTHLGLPSRVMLAGHIDTVPVAGNLPSRLDDGELWGCGTSDMKSGDAVFLHLAATIAAPAHDITLVMYDCEEIESSANGLGRIERELPDWLAADVAILGEPSGGYIEAGCQGTIRVVVSASGTRAHSARSWLGDNAIHKLGAVLDRLSAYQARSVDIDGCVYREGLSAVRIDGGIAGNVIPDAASVTVNFRFAPDRSTEQALAHVHDAFEGLDVSIELTDAAAGALPGLTKPAAAALVTAAGGAVRAKYGWTDVARFAAMGIPAVNYGPGDPNLAHKVDERVEVAQISATTDMLRRYLSS, from the coding sequence ATGGGGCTAGACCTGCGCGCCGATCCGATCACCCTGACCGCCGCGCTGGTGGATATCCCGAGCGAGTCCCGCCACGAGCAGCGCATCGCCGACGAGATCGAAGCCGCACTGCGTGCGCAGGCACCGCACTTCGAGGTGATCCGCAACGGCGACGCGGTGCTGGCCCGCACCCACCTGGGCCTGCCGTCGCGCGTCATGCTGGCCGGCCACATCGACACCGTTCCGGTCGCAGGCAACCTGCCGAGCCGGCTCGACGACGGCGAACTGTGGGGCTGCGGCACGTCGGACATGAAGTCGGGCGACGCGGTGTTCCTGCACCTGGCCGCCACCATCGCCGCACCCGCGCACGACATCACGTTGGTGATGTACGACTGCGAGGAGATCGAGTCGAGTGCCAACGGGCTGGGCCGCATCGAACGCGAGCTGCCGGACTGGCTGGCGGCCGACGTCGCGATCCTCGGTGAACCGTCGGGTGGCTACATCGAGGCCGGGTGCCAGGGCACCATCCGCGTCGTCGTCAGCGCCTCCGGCACCCGCGCGCATTCGGCGCGCTCGTGGCTCGGGGACAACGCCATCCACAAGCTGGGTGCGGTGCTCGACCGCCTGAGTGCTTATCAGGCCCGCAGTGTCGACATCGACGGCTGCGTCTACCGGGAGGGGCTGTCCGCCGTCCGCATCGACGGCGGCATCGCGGGCAACGTCATCCCGGACGCCGCGTCGGTGACCGTCAACTTCCGGTTCGCACCCGACCGCAGCACCGAGCAGGCCCTCGCGCACGTGCACGATGCCTTCGAAGGTCTCGACGTGAGCATCGAGCTGACCGACGCCGCGGCGGGCGCCTTGCCGGGCCTGACGAAGCCGGCCGCGGCCGCGCTGGTGACCGCGGCCGGGGGAGCGGTCCGGGCCAAGTACGGCTGGACCGACGTGGCGCGCTTCGCCGCGATGGGCATTCCCGCGGTCAACTACGGGCCGGGCGATCCGAACCTCGCGCACAAGGTCGATGAGCGGGTCGAGGTCGCGCAGATCAGCGCGACCACCGACATGCTGCGCCGCTACCTGTCCAGCTAA
- a CDS encoding LOG family protein translates to MSVEVDRQWAVCVYCASGPTHPELLALASQVGVAIAKRGWTLVSGGGNVSAMGAVARAARSADGRTVGVIPKALVHRELADVDAAELVVTDTMRERKKEMEDRSDAFIALPGGIGTLEEFFEAWTAGYLGMHDKPLVLLDPFGHYEGLVTWLEGLVATGYVAQSAMDRLIVVDDVDAALEACAPA, encoded by the coding sequence GTGTCCGTTGAAGTCGACCGCCAGTGGGCGGTGTGTGTTTATTGCGCGTCGGGCCCGACGCATCCCGAACTGCTGGCATTGGCCAGCCAGGTAGGAGTCGCGATCGCCAAGCGCGGCTGGACCCTGGTGTCCGGCGGCGGCAACGTCTCGGCGATGGGCGCGGTGGCCCGGGCGGCCCGTTCGGCGGACGGGCGCACCGTCGGCGTGATCCCCAAGGCCCTCGTGCACCGCGAGCTCGCCGACGTCGACGCCGCGGAGCTCGTCGTCACCGACACCATGCGTGAGCGCAAGAAGGAGATGGAAGATCGCTCCGACGCGTTCATCGCGCTGCCCGGCGGCATCGGCACCCTCGAAGAGTTCTTCGAAGCCTGGACCGCGGGCTACCTGGGCATGCATGACAAGCCTCTGGTCCTCCTCGACCCCTTCGGGCATTACGAGGGCTTGGTGACGTGGCTTGAGGGGTTGGTCGCCACCGGCTACGTCGCGCAATCGGCGATGGATCGGTTGATCGTGGTCGACGATGTCGACGCCGCCCTCGAGGCGTGCGCGCCCGCCTGA
- a CDS encoding ABC-F family ATP-binding cassette domain-containing protein, whose translation MPIVCSNLSFSWPDDTELFSELSFTVGAGRTGLVAPNGAGKSTLLKLIAGQYLPTSGSVTADGTVGYLPQTLPFAGDLTVAAVLGVAPVLDALAALADGDARDEIFTVIGDDWDIEERSRAVLDRLGLTGVALDRRLSTLSGGEVVSLGLAAELLKRPDVLLLDEPTNNLDSDARERLYDALDDYGGCLLVVSHDRVLLDRMDQIAELYRGEVLFYGGNFTAYQETVEAGRQVAENNIRNAQQQLKREKRQMQQARERAARRAGTAARNVKDAGLPKIVAGKLKRDAQESAARADEVHARRVDDARSKLDEAERALRDDAVITLDLPDTEVPAGRTLFTGERLQISRGDRKLFDGNGIDLTIRGPERIALTGPNGAGKSTLLRIVSGEIQPDAGSAHRADGRVAYLSQRLDLLDPDRTVAESLAAAAPSLSHTRRMHLLAQFLFRGDRIHLPVSALSGGERLRATLACVLYAEPAPQLLLLDEPTNNLDLVSVGQLESALDAYRGAFMVVSHDQRFLDAIGIERWLRLEAGELATV comes from the coding sequence ATGCCTATCGTTTGTTCGAACCTGTCATTTTCCTGGCCCGACGACACCGAGCTGTTCTCGGAGTTGTCCTTCACCGTCGGCGCAGGCCGGACCGGACTGGTCGCGCCCAACGGCGCGGGCAAGAGCACGTTGCTCAAACTCATCGCAGGCCAATATCTTCCGACGTCCGGCTCGGTGACGGCCGACGGGACCGTCGGCTACCTGCCCCAGACGTTGCCGTTCGCAGGCGATCTGACGGTGGCCGCGGTGCTCGGGGTGGCCCCGGTGCTCGACGCGCTCGCGGCCCTGGCCGACGGTGACGCGCGCGACGAGATCTTCACCGTGATCGGTGACGACTGGGACATCGAGGAGCGCTCGCGTGCCGTGCTGGACCGGCTGGGCCTGACCGGCGTTGCGCTGGACCGTCGGCTCTCGACTCTCTCCGGCGGGGAAGTGGTCTCGCTGGGACTGGCGGCCGAGCTGCTGAAGCGGCCCGACGTGCTGCTGCTCGACGAACCCACGAACAATCTGGATTCCGATGCGCGCGAACGGCTTTACGACGCGCTCGACGACTATGGCGGCTGCCTGCTCGTGGTGAGCCACGACCGCGTGCTGCTCGATCGGATGGACCAGATCGCCGAGCTGTACCGCGGGGAGGTGCTGTTCTACGGCGGCAACTTCACGGCCTATCAGGAAACCGTCGAAGCGGGCAGGCAGGTCGCGGAGAACAACATCCGCAACGCCCAACAGCAGCTGAAGCGCGAAAAGCGCCAGATGCAGCAGGCGCGCGAACGGGCCGCCCGGCGCGCCGGTACCGCGGCCCGCAACGTCAAGGACGCCGGTCTGCCGAAAATCGTTGCGGGAAAACTGAAGCGAGACGCCCAGGAATCCGCGGCGCGTGCCGACGAGGTGCACGCGCGCCGTGTCGACGACGCCCGGAGCAAGCTCGACGAGGCCGAACGCGCGTTGCGCGACGACGCGGTGATCACCCTCGACCTGCCGGACACCGAAGTGCCCGCCGGCCGAACCTTGTTCACGGGCGAGCGTCTGCAGATCAGCCGCGGTGACCGGAAGCTCTTCGACGGCAACGGGATCGACCTGACGATCCGTGGGCCGGAGCGGATCGCGCTGACCGGGCCCAACGGTGCGGGCAAGTCGACACTGCTGCGCATCGTCTCGGGGGAGATCCAGCCCGACGCAGGCAGTGCGCACCGTGCCGACGGACGTGTGGCCTACCTGTCGCAGCGGCTCGATCTGCTCGACCCGGACAGGACGGTGGCCGAGAGCCTGGCTGCGGCCGCGCCCAGCCTGTCACATACCCGGCGCATGCATCTGTTGGCGCAGTTCCTGTTTCGCGGGGACCGCATCCACTTGCCGGTGTCGGCGTTGTCGGGCGGGGAACGGTTACGCGCAACCCTCGCATGTGTGCTCTACGCCGAGCCTGCGCCACAGCTGCTGCTGCTCGACGAGCCGACCAACAACCTCGACCTGGTCAGCGTGGGGCAGCTGGAATCCGCGCTCGACGCCTACCGCGGGGCGTTCATGGTGGTCAGCCACGATCAGCGGTTCCTCGACGCGATCGGCATCGAGCGATGGCTGCGGCTTGAGGCGGGCGAGCTGGCTACTGTCTGA
- a CDS encoding AAA family ATPase → MAVDWVITPHDRVLDGLEAGLRERSGAALLGPAGVGKTSLARSAVDWIGPDFQRVEWVTGTESDAAVPFAAVAHLIEVPAAGKTADVLRAARDSLGSGLLLVVDDAQFLDPLSAALVYQLTVSRAAKLIVTAAGDAPDEVSALWRDGLLSRIEVQPAGHDDVRLAEQVSQFIAELPADAARTLRYLAVYDPLPLSDLVELTGVDSVEQARECGAIRVDDAMVSCAHPLFRDAVRAAVGGPALRRLRTALVERLMATPARGVVDRLRLAVLAVDSDRALPPDEMALASAEALRLGDLELSERLGRAALAAGAGFGGKLTLAYALAWQGRGREADAVLAEIDPATLTETELMSWALPRAANQFWMLSEPERATAFLRATRNRVTTPRAQTTLDALAATFAMNAGAPDRALSIAEDVLASPSADDTAVGWAASAAALSCARMGRFGEVDAMAQRAVAAGHPGLLRFTSGFGQTTALIMTGDLERAQDLAQEMADFAQLQQPGRAVGAVLLADVLLARGCAETAVALLRRATAALAPTGYSWGPLAWMLSAQALGQRDMPLEAAKALSRAESRHGLKSMLFAPELALAKAWTCHARKDSVGAVAAARDAVKAAERGGQSAVALRALHDAVRLGDTRAADALERIDLDCVFGRLTLDHARALAARDSAALQDVSTRYAAAGLAAAAADAARQGSSGT, encoded by the coding sequence ATGGCTGTCGACTGGGTGATCACGCCGCATGATCGTGTGCTTGACGGCCTGGAAGCCGGTTTGCGAGAGCGGTCCGGCGCGGCACTGCTGGGCCCCGCCGGGGTCGGCAAGACCTCGCTGGCGCGCAGCGCCGTGGACTGGATCGGCCCGGACTTTCAGCGGGTCGAGTGGGTGACCGGCACGGAATCCGATGCCGCGGTGCCGTTTGCGGCCGTGGCCCATCTCATCGAGGTGCCGGCGGCGGGCAAGACCGCCGATGTGCTGCGCGCCGCCAGGGACTCGCTGGGATCGGGCTTGCTGCTGGTGGTCGACGACGCCCAGTTTCTCGATCCGCTGTCCGCCGCGCTCGTCTACCAGCTGACCGTAAGCCGCGCGGCCAAGCTGATCGTCACCGCGGCAGGCGACGCGCCGGACGAGGTCTCGGCGCTGTGGCGCGACGGGCTGCTGAGCCGGATCGAGGTGCAGCCCGCCGGCCACGACGATGTCCGGCTGGCCGAGCAGGTTTCGCAGTTCATCGCGGAGCTGCCTGCCGACGCTGCGCGCACGCTGCGTTACCTGGCGGTGTACGACCCCTTGCCGCTGTCGGATCTGGTGGAACTGACCGGTGTCGACTCGGTCGAGCAGGCCCGCGAGTGCGGCGCGATCCGGGTCGACGACGCCATGGTGTCGTGCGCGCATCCGCTGTTTCGCGATGCGGTGCGTGCGGCGGTCGGCGGGCCTGCCCTGCGCCGGCTGCGTACCGCCCTCGTCGAACGCCTCATGGCCACCCCGGCCCGCGGCGTGGTGGATCGGTTGCGGCTCGCGGTGCTCGCCGTGGACAGCGACCGGGCGCTCCCGCCGGACGAGATGGCACTGGCCTCCGCCGAGGCGCTGCGGCTGGGCGACCTTGAGCTCAGCGAGCGCCTGGGCCGTGCGGCGCTCGCCGCCGGTGCTGGATTCGGTGGAAAGCTCACGCTGGCTTATGCACTCGCGTGGCAGGGCCGCGGCCGGGAGGCCGACGCGGTGCTGGCCGAGATCGATCCGGCGACGCTGACCGAGACCGAGTTGATGTCGTGGGCACTGCCCCGGGCCGCGAACCAGTTCTGGATGCTCTCCGAGCCCGAACGTGCGACGGCGTTCCTGCGGGCCACCCGCAACCGCGTGACCACGCCGCGAGCGCAGACCACGTTGGACGCGCTTGCGGCGACGTTCGCGATGAATGCCGGCGCGCCGGACCGGGCGCTCTCGATCGCCGAGGACGTGCTGGCATCTCCGTCCGCCGACGACACCGCGGTGGGCTGGGCGGCCTCGGCGGCCGCGTTGAGTTGCGCGCGCATGGGGCGGTTCGGCGAGGTCGACGCGATGGCGCAGCGCGCGGTGGCCGCGGGGCATCCCGGACTGTTGCGGTTCACCAGTGGCTTCGGCCAGACGACGGCGCTGATCATGACCGGCGACCTGGAGCGTGCGCAGGATCTGGCCCAGGAGATGGCCGATTTCGCGCAGCTGCAGCAACCCGGCCGAGCGGTCGGCGCGGTGCTGCTCGCCGACGTGCTGCTGGCCCGCGGTTGCGCCGAGACGGCGGTAGCGCTGCTGCGGCGCGCGACCGCCGCACTGGCGCCGACCGGTTATTCGTGGGGACCGCTGGCGTGGATGTTGTCGGCGCAGGCCCTCGGACAACGGGATATGCCCTTGGAAGCGGCAAAAGCGTTGTCCCGCGCGGAATCCCGGCACGGGCTCAAGTCGATGCTGTTCGCCCCGGAGTTGGCCTTGGCCAAGGCTTGGACGTGCCACGCCCGCAAGGACTCGGTCGGCGCGGTCGCGGCCGCCCGCGACGCGGTCAAGGCCGCCGAACGCGGCGGCCAGTCCGCGGTGGCGTTGCGGGCCCTGCACGATGCCGTGCGCTTGGGCGACACGCGCGCGGCCGACGCTCTCGAGCGGATAGACCTCGACTGCGTATTCGGACGGCTGACCCTGGACCACGCCCGGGCCCTGGCGGCTCGCGACAGCGCTGCGCTGCAGGACGTTTCGACGCGCTACGCCGCGGCGGGCCTGGCCGCCGCGGCAGCTGACGCGGCCCGGCAAGGTTCATCCGGCACCTGA
- the dapD gene encoding 2,3,4,5-tetrahydropyridine-2,6-dicarboxylate N-succinyltransferase, protein MTSASGVGLATIAADGTVLDTWFPAPALSADGPAGTVKLTGDDIPADFAGLTGPDADRGVEVVAVRTTIASLDDKPADTHDVWLRLHLLSHRLTKPHEANLDGIFGLLANVVWTNFGPCAVEGFETVRARLRRRGAVAVYGVDKFPRMVDYVTPAGVRIADADRVRLGAHLASGTTVMHEGFVNFNAGTLGTSMVEGRISAGVVVGDGSDVGGGASIMGTLSGGGKEVISVGKRCLLGANSGLGISLGDDCVVEAGLYVTGGTKVTAADGQTVKAVELSGANNLLFRRNSLSGAVEVVKRDGTGITLNEALHAN, encoded by the coding sequence GTGACTTCCGCATCTGGTGTCGGCCTGGCCACCATCGCCGCCGACGGAACCGTCCTGGACACCTGGTTTCCCGCTCCGGCGCTGAGCGCCGACGGGCCGGCAGGCACCGTCAAGTTGACCGGCGACGACATCCCCGCCGACTTCGCGGGCCTGACCGGACCCGACGCCGACCGCGGCGTCGAGGTGGTGGCCGTGCGCACCACGATCGCCTCGCTGGACGACAAGCCGGCGGACACCCATGACGTCTGGCTGCGCCTGCATCTGCTCTCGCACCGGCTGACCAAGCCGCACGAGGCGAACCTCGACGGCATCTTCGGCCTGCTGGCCAACGTCGTGTGGACCAACTTCGGGCCGTGCGCGGTCGAGGGCTTCGAGACCGTGCGGGCGCGGTTGCGGCGGCGCGGCGCGGTCGCCGTCTACGGCGTCGACAAGTTCCCGCGCATGGTCGACTACGTGACGCCTGCGGGCGTGCGGATCGCCGACGCCGACCGCGTGCGCCTGGGTGCGCACCTCGCGTCGGGCACCACAGTCATGCACGAGGGTTTCGTGAACTTCAACGCGGGCACGCTGGGCACCTCGATGGTCGAGGGCCGCATCTCGGCCGGTGTGGTCGTGGGCGACGGCTCGGACGTCGGTGGCGGTGCGTCGATCATGGGCACGCTGTCGGGCGGCGGCAAAGAGGTCATCTCGGTCGGCAAGCGCTGCCTGCTGGGCGCCAACTCGGGCCTGGGCATCTCGCTGGGCGACGACTGCGTGGTCGAGGCCGGGCTCTACGTCACGGGCGGCACCAAGGTGACGGCGGCCGACGGTCAGACCGTCAAGGCCGTCGAGCTCTCGGGCGCGAACAACCTGCTGTTCCGGCGTAATTCGCTGTCCGGCGCGGTCGAGGTGGTCAAGCGCGACGGCACCGGCATCACGCTCAACGAGGCGCTGCACGCCAACTGA